Proteins encoded within one genomic window of Polynucleobacter duraquae:
- a CDS encoding ATP-binding protein, producing the protein MHRFILKKVFILCYVYAGLADAGPFSVAEQSWIDAHPVVRFSIHEKYASYLSPSSHQQGAAPFMALLSKIEECTQQQYVPVWRKSDPEGLKQLIKGEVDFIIDPPNIDDHVLQFGSLSEAIFWGHDAIVTKSSSKLDSSSVKIGYFDRGLENAPASINSFSDIKEEQSPASLIQSLIKSDIEALVMPIRLARQLLRETQNSDLKIDGLYSRDPFAYRWLISDQDAPLHDVLSHFLNDLNPITSRQIFALDDEYKRGSTLLPWLSATLILMIGGAMFYQLQRKYFYQKKTARELLHSKELAEKANAAKSAFLATMSHEIRTPMNAILGVQELLLGSAQFPKKDKTLLKSAQASAESLLGMLNQVLDISKIEAGKLTLNLEPCNPHQLIMDIHAAFSTVAKKQDLILHTTIDPRIAEVLMIDSLRLRQVLQNLLSNAIKFTAEGEVYFSVSVLADDHAGQLLEFRVIDTGVGMGSDQIKLALQAFEQLPATQESYLSEQTRGTGLGLTITNHLVNSMNSHLYFESAPGFGSNVHFSVALPRTSIAAPQSTSFDSRAASSRSLIPKRSDRKNCEIQALVVEDHSASRQILSLQLQALGISACVCENATIALELLKDHHFDLMLTDQSMPGMQGSELAKQVRSLGNRDLIIIAVTADIYALDSRHQFLSSGMNGVLIKPLSLGALENELMRYFETSQKKFHIDEEYSFDAFSNLIKDDPLQIIVILEEIEKVHLETLEQLHSDVIASSIDETQFQSLIHKVKGGAQLLEATGFIHACESLEIEGSLLDRIERFTTLLKQQNQTIEYYKEKYRQ; encoded by the coding sequence AAAAAGTATTCATACTCTGCTATGTCTATGCAGGTCTAGCGGATGCCGGACCCTTTAGCGTTGCTGAGCAATCATGGATCGATGCCCATCCAGTTGTACGATTTAGTATTCACGAAAAATATGCCTCCTATCTCAGCCCATCTAGTCATCAGCAGGGTGCGGCACCCTTTATGGCGCTGCTATCCAAAATTGAAGAGTGCACACAACAGCAATATGTTCCAGTATGGAGAAAATCAGACCCAGAAGGCTTAAAGCAACTCATAAAAGGTGAGGTGGATTTCATCATTGATCCACCAAACATTGATGACCACGTATTGCAATTTGGATCTCTATCTGAAGCTATCTTTTGGGGTCATGATGCTATTGTCACTAAGTCCTCAAGCAAGCTGGACTCAAGCTCTGTGAAGATTGGCTACTTTGATCGAGGTCTTGAAAACGCGCCCGCCAGCATTAATAGTTTCAGTGACATTAAAGAAGAACAGTCGCCCGCCAGCTTAATTCAATCTCTCATTAAAAGTGACATCGAGGCACTAGTCATGCCCATTCGCTTGGCCCGTCAACTGTTACGTGAAACCCAAAATTCAGATCTCAAAATTGATGGTTTATATAGTCGCGATCCTTTTGCCTATCGCTGGCTCATCTCAGACCAGGACGCCCCACTTCACGACGTACTGAGCCACTTCTTAAATGACTTAAACCCTATTACATCACGCCAGATTTTTGCACTAGACGATGAGTACAAGCGAGGTTCAACCCTACTTCCTTGGCTGAGCGCCACACTTATTCTCATGATTGGCGGAGCGATGTTTTATCAACTCCAAAGAAAATATTTTTACCAAAAGAAAACCGCTCGTGAATTACTGCACTCAAAAGAGCTGGCTGAAAAAGCGAATGCTGCAAAGTCAGCCTTTCTAGCAACTATGAGCCATGAAATTCGGACGCCAATGAATGCCATCTTAGGGGTTCAAGAACTACTGCTTGGTAGCGCGCAATTTCCTAAGAAAGATAAGACGCTATTGAAGAGTGCGCAAGCTTCTGCCGAATCTCTTTTGGGTATGCTAAATCAAGTGTTAGATATTTCTAAGATTGAGGCTGGAAAACTCACCCTCAACTTGGAGCCTTGCAATCCACATCAATTAATTATGGATATTCATGCAGCATTTTCTACAGTAGCAAAAAAGCAGGATTTAATACTCCACACCACAATTGATCCCAGGATTGCTGAAGTACTCATGATTGATTCTTTACGCCTGCGACAAGTTCTACAGAATTTACTCAGCAATGCGATCAAGTTCACCGCTGAGGGTGAAGTGTACTTTTCTGTCAGTGTCCTCGCCGATGATCATGCCGGCCAACTACTCGAGTTCCGGGTGATTGATACTGGGGTTGGAATGGGGAGCGATCAAATCAAATTGGCTCTGCAAGCTTTTGAACAATTACCAGCCACGCAAGAGTCTTATCTATCAGAGCAAACGAGGGGGACGGGTCTTGGGCTCACCATCACCAATCATTTGGTGAATTCTATGAATAGCCATCTTTATTTTGAGAGTGCTCCGGGATTTGGAAGCAATGTCCATTTTTCTGTGGCCCTGCCGAGAACTAGCATTGCCGCACCTCAGTCCACCAGCTTTGATTCTCGCGCAGCGTCATCTAGGAGCTTAATCCCTAAAAGGTCAGATCGAAAGAACTGCGAAATTCAGGCTTTGGTAGTTGAAGACCATTCGGCTAGTCGTCAAATTTTGTCACTACAGTTGCAGGCGCTTGGAATTAGTGCTTGCGTTTGCGAGAATGCCACTATTGCACTAGAGCTATTGAAAGACCATCATTTTGACTTGATGCTAACGGATCAATCTATGCCGGGCATGCAGGGCTCTGAATTGGCGAAACAAGTCCGATCCCTAGGTAATCGTGACTTAATCATTATTGCTGTCACTGCTGATATATACGCACTAGACTCACGCCATCAATTCTTATCCTCTGGTATGAACGGTGTCCTCATCAAGCCATTGAGCTTAGGTGCTCTTGAGAATGAACTCATGCGCTATTTTGAAACCAGCCAAAAAAAATTCCACATTGATGAGGAGTATTCGTTCGATGCTTTTTCCAATCTTATCAAAGACGATCCCCTCCAAATCATTGTAATTTTGGAGGAAATTGAAAAGGTTCATCTAGAGACTTTGGAGCAATTACACTCTGATGTTATTGCGAGCTCTATTGATGAGACGCAGTTTCAGAGCCTGATTCATAAAGTAAAAGGTGGGGCGCAACTGCTGGAAGCTACTGGCTTTATTCATGCCTGCGAATCTCTTGAAATTGAAGGTTCACTCTTAGATCGTATTGAGCGTTTCACCACTCTACTCAAACAACAAAACCAAACCATCGAGTATTACAAGGAAAAATACCGGCAGTAA
- the dacB gene encoding D-alanyl-D-alanine carboxypeptidase/D-alanyl-D-alanine-endopeptidase — MRTQNTSPSNKTPVNRLLVCVLTYLLFSPQAHSADPASQEATLKYVPKAVAASLEKNQIPKEAISISVLEIKPGQAGKVTAKTAVDWRSKQAMNPASTMKLVTTLTGLDILGPQYRWRTNIYTDGLIRQGTLKGNLYLQGTGDPKLIPEEFAKMMKALQNLGIQKIDGNLFFDRSAYAPSVMEHNTIDGESLRAYNVPPDPLLYAFRTLSFQLGKSRTADFIDISYTPPLSQLKVINQMQLVNQPCDNWRSNLRFNLDPEGDGAPTNQLLTAQFSGSFPNACKGVSYNVVALDANTFITQGFAAAWELAGGTWAQAPTGKSGTVPLASRLLLQFEGISLADDVQDINKHSNNVMARQLMLTLALEKMGKPATTENGELVIQSWLKGLGLQFPELVIENGSGLSRTEAISAEHMTQLLVAARNLSVADTFYNSLPIAGTDGTMKNRLIAHLRKFLHLKKKPEARIKTGALVDVRAISGYVMSKSGKMYAVTSFINHPNALRGLEAHDQLLAWLLNDGPDPKQAR; from the coding sequence ATGCGCACCCAAAATACTTCGCCTTCTAATAAGACTCCGGTTAATCGTTTACTGGTCTGCGTCCTCACCTACTTATTATTCAGCCCACAGGCGCATTCTGCTGATCCAGCCTCCCAAGAGGCTACCCTGAAGTACGTACCTAAAGCTGTAGCCGCCAGCCTTGAAAAAAATCAGATCCCCAAAGAGGCAATCAGTATTTCAGTGCTTGAAATTAAGCCAGGGCAAGCGGGTAAAGTTACGGCAAAAACAGCAGTGGATTGGCGCTCTAAACAGGCAATGAACCCCGCATCAACGATGAAGCTAGTCACTACACTCACAGGCTTAGATATTTTGGGGCCTCAGTATCGCTGGCGTACCAATATTTATACCGATGGACTGATTCGTCAAGGGACTCTCAAAGGTAATCTTTATTTACAAGGCACCGGTGATCCCAAGCTGATTCCCGAAGAATTCGCCAAAATGATGAAGGCCTTACAAAATCTGGGTATTCAAAAAATTGATGGCAATCTCTTCTTTGATAGAAGTGCTTATGCTCCCAGCGTCATGGAACATAACACTATTGATGGAGAATCGCTTCGCGCCTATAACGTGCCGCCAGATCCTCTGCTTTATGCTTTTAGAACTCTCTCGTTTCAGCTAGGAAAATCGCGCACTGCTGACTTTATCGATATCAGCTACACACCGCCATTATCACAACTCAAAGTGATTAACCAAATGCAGTTAGTTAATCAGCCTTGCGATAACTGGAGAAGCAATCTTCGTTTTAACCTAGACCCTGAGGGCGACGGAGCCCCTACTAACCAACTTCTGACTGCCCAGTTCTCCGGTAGTTTTCCCAATGCTTGCAAAGGGGTGAGCTACAACGTCGTTGCTTTGGATGCCAATACCTTTATTACTCAAGGTTTTGCTGCAGCCTGGGAACTCGCTGGTGGCACTTGGGCTCAAGCACCCACCGGAAAGTCTGGCACTGTTCCCCTGGCATCGCGACTACTACTACAGTTTGAAGGCATTTCGCTGGCAGATGATGTACAAGATATTAATAAGCATTCCAACAATGTGATGGCTAGGCAGCTTATGCTAACTCTGGCTTTGGAGAAAATGGGCAAACCAGCAACTACTGAAAATGGTGAGCTTGTGATTCAGAGTTGGTTAAAAGGCTTGGGCCTTCAGTTTCCAGAGCTCGTCATTGAGAATGGCTCTGGCTTATCCCGTACTGAAGCAATCTCTGCTGAACATATGACGCAATTATTAGTTGCGGCTCGTAACTTATCCGTTGCGGACACGTTTTACAACAGCCTTCCGATTGCAGGGACAGATGGCACAATGAAAAATCGCCTCATTGCACATTTACGGAAATTTTTGCATTTGAAGAAAAAGCCTGAGGCTCGAATCAAAACAGGAGCGCTGGTAGATGTCAGGGCAATATCAGGCTATGTGATGAGTAAGTCCGGAAAGATGTATGCGGTGACCTCCTTCATAAACCATCCCAATGCTTTGAGAGGCTTAGAGGCGCATGATCAATTATTGGCGTGGCTACTAAATGATGGGCCAGATCCAAAACAGGCACGCTGA
- a CDS encoding L-threonylcarbamoyladenylate synthase gives MSSDSSALHLSAIINEAVQNLRDGGLVAFPTETVYGLGADAKNPDAIKQIFTAKGRPSNHPLIVHLAAPDKFDQEQIDWVPIVAPWVRDLSEDALKLMNAFWPGPLTLVFKKDKSVLNELTGGQDTVAIRAPAHPIAQELLRKFKGGVVAPSANRFGKVSPTSAADVRSEFEDMLDLMILDGGDCEVGIESTIIDLSSGDHPVLLRPGLITPREIFAKTGIPVYLPGESSSTKQGGDIPRVSGSLRAHYAPTTPLRMYAPGRVLDALSEFPDIKSRVAVAVWDSDSSLGEDGHPSVHFEEVIVPSDSVAFASRLYRSLRDLDQQGWDLILFPEPPAGEEWDGVRDRLQRACFGSGPSFSSHANN, from the coding sequence ATGTCCAGCGACAGTAGCGCCCTGCATTTATCTGCAATCATTAACGAAGCGGTACAAAATTTGCGAGATGGTGGCTTAGTCGCCTTTCCGACTGAAACGGTATATGGCTTAGGAGCAGATGCAAAAAACCCCGATGCAATTAAGCAAATTTTTACTGCTAAGGGCAGACCATCCAATCACCCATTAATTGTTCACTTGGCAGCTCCTGATAAATTTGATCAGGAACAAATTGACTGGGTACCGATAGTAGCCCCATGGGTAAGAGATTTATCAGAAGATGCATTAAAGCTCATGAATGCATTTTGGCCTGGCCCACTGACATTGGTCTTTAAAAAAGACAAAAGCGTTTTAAATGAACTCACCGGTGGTCAGGATACGGTTGCAATTCGTGCGCCTGCTCATCCAATTGCACAGGAGTTACTCCGTAAATTCAAGGGTGGAGTTGTTGCTCCTTCAGCCAATCGTTTTGGAAAGGTATCTCCAACCAGTGCGGCTGATGTCCGTAGCGAGTTTGAGGATATGTTGGATCTCATGATTTTGGATGGTGGTGATTGCGAAGTCGGTATTGAATCAACCATCATTGATTTATCTTCTGGCGATCATCCAGTTTTATTGCGCCCAGGACTCATTACTCCTAGAGAAATTTTTGCTAAGACAGGCATTCCAGTTTATTTGCCTGGTGAAAGCAGTTCAACAAAGCAGGGTGGTGATATACCGCGGGTGTCTGGCAGTCTGCGTGCCCATTACGCCCCTACAACTCCATTAAGAATGTATGCGCCAGGTAGGGTCTTAGATGCTCTGAGTGAGTTCCCAGATATTAAGTCGCGGGTAGCGGTTGCGGTTTGGGATTCAGATTCTTCATTAGGTGAGGATGGACATCCATCAGTACATTTTGAGGAAGTGATTGTGCCCAGTGATAGCGTTGCCTTTGCAAGTCGTCTGTACCGATCTCTGCGGGATCTAGATCAACAGGGTTGGGATTTAATTTTGTTTCCTGAGCCCCCAGCAGGCGAGGAGTGGGATGGGGTTCGGGACCGACTTCAGCGTGCCTGTTTTGGATCTGGCCCATCATTTAGTAGCCACGCCAATAATTGA
- a CDS encoding 5-(carboxyamino)imidazole ribonucleotide synthase, whose protein sequence is MVDRLEPILPGSYLGILGGGQLGRMFTQAAQAMGYKVCVLDPGSDSPAGSIAEKFIQADYTDYAALKEMAALCKSVSTEFENVPAQALDELESLGVFVAPRSSCVSLAQNRVAEKKFLATWKTETNIGPAPHFVLEHNADIEHVPADLFPGILKTARMGYDGKGQITVYDSANLVAAWAELGKVPCVLEKRMDLDFEVSALVVRGYDDAVAAYPVSQNIHRDGILHTSTVPAPSLKPAQEKKIIEAAKALIRKIDYVGVLCVEFFVLKSGDIVANEIAPRPHNSGHYTMDACVSSQFEQQVRSMARLPLGDTRLLAPVSMLNLLGDLWYDGSEDKAREPAWDKVLAYPDAKLHLYGKSDPRMGRKMGHINCLGESLNQARQNCTAVAVELGIEP, encoded by the coding sequence ATGGTAGATCGTTTGGAGCCCATCTTGCCGGGCTCGTATTTAGGAATTTTAGGTGGTGGTCAATTGGGGCGGATGTTTACACAAGCCGCTCAAGCAATGGGTTACAAGGTCTGCGTTTTAGATCCTGGATCAGATAGTCCGGCTGGCTCCATTGCGGAAAAATTTATTCAAGCTGATTACACTGACTATGCTGCCTTAAAAGAAATGGCAGCATTATGTAAATCCGTTAGTACCGAATTTGAAAATGTTCCAGCGCAAGCCCTCGATGAGTTGGAATCTTTAGGTGTTTTCGTGGCACCACGCAGTAGCTGTGTATCTTTAGCGCAAAACCGCGTGGCTGAGAAAAAATTCTTGGCCACCTGGAAAACAGAGACCAATATTGGTCCTGCTCCTCACTTTGTGCTTGAACATAATGCAGATATTGAGCATGTGCCTGCAGATCTGTTCCCTGGCATTCTAAAAACCGCTCGCATGGGTTACGACGGCAAAGGTCAAATCACCGTTTATGACTCTGCCAATTTAGTTGCAGCTTGGGCTGAATTAGGTAAGGTGCCTTGTGTTCTTGAAAAGCGCATGGATTTGGATTTCGAAGTATCTGCTTTGGTAGTGCGCGGATATGATGATGCGGTGGCGGCCTATCCTGTTTCTCAGAATATTCATCGTGACGGTATCTTGCATACCTCAACTGTGCCAGCCCCATCACTAAAGCCTGCTCAAGAGAAAAAAATTATTGAAGCCGCTAAAGCGCTAATTCGTAAGATTGATTACGTGGGAGTGTTGTGTGTAGAGTTTTTTGTACTTAAGAGTGGCGATATCGTTGCTAATGAAATTGCTCCACGTCCGCATAACTCAGGCCACTACACTATGGATGCCTGTGTGAGCAGTCAGTTTGAACAGCAGGTCAGAAGTATGGCCCGCTTACCTTTGGGTGATACCCGCTTGCTAGCGCCAGTCTCCATGCTTAATCTCTTGGGAGATCTTTGGTACGACGGCAGCGAGGATAAGGCAAGAGAGCCTGCTTGGGATAAGGTGCTTGCTTATCCAGATGCTAAGTTACACCTATACGGCAAGTCTGATCCACGTATGGGTCGTAAGATGGGTCATATCAATTGTTTAGGTGAGTCACTCAACCAGGCTCGCCAAAATTGCACAGCTGTCGCCGTTGAATTAGGGATCGAGCCCTAA
- the purE gene encoding 5-(carboxyamino)imidazole ribonucleotide mutase, producing the protein MSKKPVVGIVMGSNSDWDTMQHAAQMLDQFGIAHEAKVVSAHRMPDDMFTYAENASKNGLKAIIAGAGGAAHLPGMLASKTIVPIYGVPVASKYLRGEDSLYSIVQMPKGIPVATFAIGEAGAANAALHVIANLAVNDPVLAKQLEEFRAKQSDTARSMKLPGY; encoded by the coding sequence ATGAGCAAAAAGCCAGTAGTCGGAATAGTGATGGGATCCAATTCAGATTGGGACACCATGCAGCATGCTGCTCAAATGCTTGATCAATTTGGTATTGCTCATGAGGCTAAAGTAGTTTCTGCCCATCGCATGCCAGACGATATGTTTACCTATGCAGAAAATGCTTCAAAAAATGGCCTCAAGGCGATTATTGCTGGTGCTGGTGGTGCTGCGCATTTGCCGGGCATGTTGGCATCAAAAACAATTGTTCCGATTTATGGCGTTCCAGTCGCTAGCAAATACTTACGTGGCGAAGACTCTCTCTATTCCATCGTGCAAATGCCTAAAGGTATTCCGGTAGCGACATTTGCGATTGGTGAGGCTGGGGCTGCAAATGCAGCCTTACATGTCATTGCTAATTTGGCAGTTAATGATCCTGTTTTAGCAAAACAGCTAGAAGAGTTTCGTGCAAAGCAGTCCGACACTGCGCGCTCTATGAAACTGCCGGGATATTAA
- a CDS encoding phosphoribosylaminoimidazolesuccinocarboxamide synthase, translated as MPALYATSIKSLPLFSKGKVRDVYALGDDKLLMVTTDRLSAFDVVMGQPIPEKGIVLNQMANFWFEKLAKVIPNHLTGIDPESVVTVDELDQVKGRAVVAKRLKPILVEAVVRGYLAGSGWKDYQETGKVCGITLPPGLENAQKLPEPIFTPAAKAEMGEHDENISFDKVIEMIGEKLANQIREVSIRLYKEASEFAATRGIIIADTKFEFGLDDAGQLVLMDEILTADSSRFWPAETYYVGANPPSYDKQFVRDWLETAMVDGKPWPKTAPAPALPVDVIDKTAQKYREALTRLTKV; from the coding sequence ATGCCCGCTTTGTACGCCACTTCCATTAAGTCACTCCCTTTGTTCTCCAAAGGAAAGGTGCGTGATGTATACGCACTGGGTGACGACAAGCTACTCATGGTCACTACAGACCGCTTGTCTGCCTTTGACGTAGTGATGGGCCAACCAATTCCTGAAAAGGGAATTGTGCTTAATCAAATGGCTAATTTCTGGTTTGAGAAGTTGGCTAAAGTGATTCCGAATCACTTGACGGGTATTGATCCTGAAAGCGTAGTGACTGTCGATGAGCTTGATCAGGTCAAAGGTCGTGCGGTTGTGGCTAAACGCCTCAAGCCAATCTTGGTCGAAGCAGTAGTGCGAGGTTACCTGGCTGGTAGTGGTTGGAAGGATTATCAAGAAACTGGTAAGGTCTGCGGTATTACATTACCGCCTGGCCTTGAAAATGCACAAAAGTTACCTGAACCTATTTTTACTCCTGCTGCAAAAGCAGAAATGGGTGAGCATGATGAAAATATCTCTTTTGACAAAGTGATCGAGATGATTGGTGAAAAGTTAGCCAATCAAATTCGTGAGGTCAGTATTCGTTTGTACAAGGAGGCCTCCGAATTTGCCGCGACTCGCGGAATCATCATTGCAGATACCAAGTTTGAATTTGGCTTGGATGACGCCGGTCAGTTGGTATTGATGGATGAAATCCTCACTGCTGATTCTTCCCGTTTTTGGCCTGCCGAAACCTATTATGTGGGTGCAAATCCCCCCTCCTATGACAAGCAATTTGTGCGGGACTGGCTGGAAACGGCGATGGTTGATGGCAAGCCTTGGCCAAAAACTGCCCCAGCACCTGCTTTGCCAGTAGATGTGATTGATAAAACAGCGCAAAAGTACCGCGAAGCACTCACTCGCTTAACTAAGGTCTAA
- the fba gene encoding class II fructose-bisphosphate aldolase (catalyzes the reversible aldol condensation of dihydroxyacetonephosphate and glyceraldehyde 3-phosphate in the Calvin cycle, glycolysis, and/or gluconeogenesis): MALVSLRQLLDHAAENGYGLPAFNVNNLEQVTAIMEAAHEADSPVIMQASAGARKYAGESFLRHLISAAVEAYPHIPVVMHQDHGQSPAVCMAAIKSGFTSVMMDGSLEADGKTVASYEYNVDVSREVVKFSHSIGVTVEAELGVLGSLETMQGDKEDGHGADGKMTREQLLTDVEQAADFVKATQCDALAIAIGTSHGAYKFTKKPTGDILAIERIKEIHTRIPNTHLVMHGSSSVPQELLAEIREFGGDMKETYGVPVEEIQEGIKNGVRKINIDTDIRLAMTGAIRRYLFENPSKFDPRDYLKPAREAAKKVCIARFNAFGCAGQASKIKPIPLEKMAELYKSGKLAQIVK; this comes from the coding sequence ATGGCTTTAGTATCTTTACGACAACTCTTAGATCATGCCGCTGAAAACGGCTATGGCTTGCCAGCGTTTAACGTTAACAATTTAGAGCAAGTTACAGCGATCATGGAGGCTGCTCATGAGGCAGATTCTCCGGTCATCATGCAAGCTTCTGCCGGTGCTCGTAAATATGCTGGTGAATCATTTTTACGCCATTTGATTTCAGCTGCAGTCGAGGCTTATCCCCATATTCCAGTTGTCATGCATCAAGATCATGGCCAAAGCCCAGCAGTGTGTATGGCTGCCATTAAAAGCGGCTTTACTAGCGTGATGATGGATGGCTCTTTAGAGGCTGACGGCAAGACTGTTGCCAGCTATGAATACAACGTGGATGTTTCTAGAGAAGTAGTGAAGTTCTCCCACTCTATTGGAGTTACTGTTGAAGCAGAGTTGGGTGTACTCGGTTCGCTAGAGACGATGCAAGGTGATAAAGAGGATGGTCATGGCGCTGACGGCAAGATGACGCGTGAGCAGTTGTTGACAGACGTTGAGCAAGCAGCTGACTTTGTAAAAGCCACCCAATGTGACGCCTTAGCAATTGCGATTGGTACTAGTCATGGCGCCTATAAATTTACTAAGAAGCCTACGGGCGATATTTTGGCAATCGAGCGCATTAAAGAAATTCATACCCGCATTCCAAATACACATTTAGTAATGCATGGTTCATCCAGTGTTCCACAAGAGCTGCTCGCTGAGATTCGTGAGTTTGGTGGCGATATGAAGGAAACTTACGGTGTGCCTGTTGAAGAAATTCAAGAGGGCATTAAGAACGGTGTTCGTAAGATCAATATTGATACCGATATTCGTTTGGCGATGACTGGCGCCATTCGTCGTTACCTGTTTGAGAATCCAAGTAAGTTTGACCCACGTGACTATCTGAAGCCTGCACGTGAAGCGGCTAAGAAAGTTTGTATTGCGCGCTTCAATGCTTTTGGTTGTGCAGGTCAAGCATCAAAAATTAAGCCAATTCCTCTAGAAAAAATGGCTGAGCTATACAAGAGTGGCAAATTAGCCCAGATCGTGAAGTGA
- the pyk gene encoding pyruvate kinase, which translates to MLRATKIIATLGPASEKPEVLREMIRAGVDVVRMNFSHGTIADHKARHDLVRSISAEVGKEVGIMADLQGPKIRVGKFVDSKILLKEGAQFILDVACELGNQERVGLDYKELPQDVRPGDRLLLNDGLVVLRVESVKGGEIFTLVEQGGPLSNNKGINRAGGGLTAPALTEKDITDLDAAIAMGVDFLAISFPKDGADMVYARKLANAASAKYGVGKVRTIAKVERAEAIETEALKSIIAESDGIMVARGDLAIEVGNAAVPALQKRMISLALEADKFTITATQMMESMINAPVPTRAEVSDVANAVLDGTDAVMLSAESAAGNYPVQTIKAMAEICVEAEKSDPVKLDADFLDQTFSRIDQTIALGALFTAHHLKANAIAALTDSGSTAVWMSRHNIHLPIFALTSKISTQRALSTYRNVFPIGLDYTKQRDTALQEVEDCLKKMGAVKKGDVVVLTSGEPMGEPGGTNSLKIIQVK; encoded by the coding sequence ATGTTGAGAGCAACTAAAATCATAGCCACATTAGGACCTGCATCAGAAAAGCCTGAAGTACTGCGCGAGATGATTCGTGCGGGTGTAGATGTTGTGAGAATGAACTTCTCTCATGGCACCATTGCAGATCACAAAGCGCGTCACGATTTAGTTCGTAGTATTTCTGCGGAAGTTGGCAAAGAGGTTGGCATCATGGCTGATCTTCAAGGTCCAAAAATTCGGGTTGGTAAATTTGTCGATAGCAAAATTCTCCTAAAAGAAGGTGCGCAATTTATTTTGGATGTTGCTTGTGAACTAGGTAACCAAGAGCGCGTAGGGCTGGATTACAAAGAGTTGCCACAAGATGTGAGGCCAGGTGATCGACTGCTATTGAACGATGGCTTAGTTGTTCTTCGAGTCGAGAGCGTAAAAGGTGGAGAAATATTTACCCTGGTAGAGCAAGGTGGTCCACTTTCAAATAACAAAGGTATTAACCGTGCTGGCGGCGGTTTGACTGCACCAGCACTGACTGAAAAAGACATTACTGATTTAGATGCCGCAATTGCGATGGGCGTAGATTTTTTAGCGATCAGTTTCCCCAAAGATGGTGCAGACATGGTCTATGCCCGCAAGCTGGCAAATGCTGCTAGTGCAAAGTATGGCGTTGGGAAGGTTCGTACGATTGCTAAGGTAGAGCGCGCTGAAGCTATTGAAACTGAAGCTCTAAAGAGCATTATCGCGGAGAGTGACGGCATTATGGTTGCGCGTGGTGACTTGGCAATTGAGGTTGGTAATGCTGCTGTCCCTGCTTTGCAAAAGCGCATGATCTCACTCGCACTTGAGGCTGATAAATTTACGATCACTGCCACGCAAATGATGGAGTCCATGATTAATGCTCCAGTGCCTACGCGTGCTGAAGTGAGTGACGTAGCCAATGCAGTGTTAGATGGTACGGACGCAGTGATGCTCTCTGCAGAATCTGCTGCTGGTAACTACCCGGTACAAACTATCAAGGCAATGGCCGAGATTTGTGTTGAAGCGGAGAAGTCAGACCCTGTAAAGCTAGACGCGGATTTCTTGGATCAAACCTTCTCACGCATTGATCAAACGATTGCCTTAGGCGCTCTATTTACAGCACACCATCTGAAAGCCAATGCGATTGCCGCCCTGACAGATTCTGGATCTACTGCAGTTTGGATGAGTCGTCACAATATTCATTTACCTATCTTTGCTTTAACTTCGAAGATTTCCACTCAGCGTGCCTTAAGCACTTATCGCAATGTTTTCCCTATCGGCTTGGATTACACCAAGCAACGTGACACTGCATTGCAAGAGGTGGAAGATTGCTTGAAAAAAATGGGCGCGGTGAAGAAGGGTGACGTTGTTGTCCTGACCTCTGGTGAGCCAATGGGAGAGCCAGGCGGTACGAATTCACTCAAAATTATTCAGGTGAAGTAA